A single window of Eucalyptus grandis isolate ANBG69807.140 chromosome 1, ASM1654582v1, whole genome shotgun sequence DNA harbors:
- the LOC108959151 gene encoding heavy metal-associated isoprenylated plant protein 47 translates to MAKRKVVVKVSMNGRNQKFSLFPNFRRQDNRVKALQIAMAIPGFQSLSLKGTDRDTIEVTGDGVDAFELTSKLRKSLGYAILETVNEVKEEEKQEEKKPKIDEVPVVSYPWDPSYSSYVVTESQPACCTVM, encoded by the exons ATGGCTAAG AGAAAGGTGGTGGTCAAGGTGTCCATGAACGGTAGGAATCAGAAGTTCTCACTCTTCCCAAATTTTAGAAGGCAAGATAATCGCGTGAAGGCTCTTCAAATTGCAATGGCCATTCCTG GGTTCCAATCATTGAGTTTAAAAGGAACGGACCGAGACACGATTGAAGTAACAGGGGATGGAGTCGACGCGTTCGAGCTCACCAGTAAGCTTCGCAAGAGCTTGGGTTATGCGATTTTGGAGACGGTGAACGAAGtcaaagaggaggagaaacaagaagaaaagaagcccaAGATAGATGAGGTGCCGGTTGTCTCGTATCCGTGGGATCCATCGTATTCATCGTATGTTGTAACGGAATCCCAACCGGCTTGTTGCACCGTCATGTAA